The Anolis carolinensis isolate JA03-04 chromosome 2, rAnoCar3.1.pri, whole genome shotgun sequence genome contains the following window.
TTTCTTTATCCTAAGAGCGGTCCTTTTGGCATCGTGACGTACCTGTAGCTATGGCTGCCCTTTTTATCAACAAGACGCTAATTGTGAACAACAAAGATAACGACAAGTTGGAACTGGAACGCGAACTCATCTGCGCACTAGAGAACAAAGTCATGCTCCTGTATTTTGGCTCCAGCGAGTGTCCAAAGTGCAAAGAGTTTGCACCCATCCTGAAGGAATTTTATGTGAGGCTTACAGATGAGTTTTATGTGGAGAGGGCCTCCCAGTTGGTTCTGGTCTATGTGTCGCTGGATGAGACGGAGGAGAAGCAAGATGAGTTCCTGAAAAAGATGCCCAAGAGGTGGTTGTTTTTATCTTTCGATGATGACTTCAAGAGGTAAGAATA
Protein-coding sequences here:
- the nxnl1 gene encoding nucleoredoxin-like protein 1 translates to MAALFINKTLIVNNKDNDKLELERELICALENKVMLLYFGSSECPKCKEFAPILKEFYVRLTDEFYVERASQLVLVYVSLDETEEKQDEFLKKMPKRWLFLSFDDDFKRELELRFSVKTPPVVVVLKPNGDIIAANAVEEIKQAGTACFKNWQEAADLVERNFRLQEDFGPLTLRSITDPLRRLKYKVAKDKRRKKDKDEGEDEDKDNAFS